TATATTTTTTTATGCATAGACCGCATTACATTCCAAATGTAAAATGCCGTGTCATAGCAGAGAAGGATATATACGTAGGATTTATTACCAATTACGAAGATGGTTATGTATCTATTAATTCACCACAAACATTTGAAACATTTCATGTGAAGTTTGAAGAGATTGTATCGATTCAAATTATGGGGATATAGAAAAGGTGGTAGTAATACCTACCACCTCATAGTTTTTTAGTTTTACAAATTGTTCTAATCAAGCGATTATACGCCTGGAACATTTACATCACGTAAACATTGAATAGCACAGAAACAATTTAAATCAACTGTGATGGATAAATTTGTAGAGATTAATTGTGGTATTGTTTGTTTTAAAAACGCACAAACAATATCCTCAGGTGTTTGGGACGTTTCTCGTGTAAGTGTAGGTGGAACTAATATCCGTAATACGGCACAGCAATCATCTACACTCTCTACGCGGAAAATAGGAGAACGTGCACAGATATCATCATTTGGTGTTGTAGGATCATTTTCTAGGAAGAATACTGAAGAAAAAAGTTCGCCTTCTGTAGTATATAACAAAAAAGGGCGAGTGTTTGCGAATTTAGCACCTTGATTTGCTCCTAAAAATGGAGCGTCACAGCCTGTCGGGCAAGCGGAAGAAGCACAATCTTGTAATTCATCGATAAATTTTACCACGTCACATACGCAGTTTGAGCGGTGATGGTGATGATCATGTCTTTCATCTTTACAACTCATGAATTTCACTCCTTATATTTAGTTTTCATTTACACTATTAGAGTATTGAAATAGGAGCAAATCGGTTACGGTTCATAGGATGTTTTTTTTTCAAGGATAAGCCTTTATTTGTCCTCATTTAAAGGAGAGTAAAATCTTCCGTTTGTTGGATACTGCGATATGCTTTATGTTTCGGTAAATGGAAATAAGGAGATGGGAAGAATGTTCTTCAATAGTTGGTTTTTATTCTTTATTTTTTCGTTAGCTGTGTTTCGGTTTACGCGTCTCATTGTATACGATAAAATTACCAGCTTTATACGCTCTCCTTTTATTGAAGAAGTACAAATTCAAGAACACGATGGAACTATGTCTACATATATGAAAGTGAAGGGGACTGGAATTCAAAAATGGATTGGTGAATTGTTAAGTTGTTATTGGTGTACAGGTGTATGGATTAGTGCATTTTTACTTCTCTTTTATCATTGGATTCCTAAAGTTGCAGAACCTGTATTAGCGTTGTTGGCACTCGCAGGGGCAGCAGCTATTATTGAAACGATAATTGGGAGATTTGTTGAAGAATAGGGATTTTTAACTGATGATTAGTCGGAAAATCGGACTTTAATAACATAAAAATAGGTGAACAGAAAGGAAAGGCTGTTCATATAGTGAATAGATAGAATTGCACAGCAGAGGAGATGTTTGTTATGGAAGATAACCTGCAACCAAATCCATATGATATGCAACAATGGCAGCAAATGCAACAACAGTTACAGGAAGAGCAAGCGCAGCAACAACAGCAAGCGCAGCAATTACAGCAACAAGGCTTCGTAAAGAAAAAGGGTTGTAATTGTGGTAAGAAAAAGAACATTTCTAATCAACAAAATCAAGGTTGAAAAAACACTCATGTTATCGTGAGTGTTTTTGTTTTGTATGAAAATATATGAAAAGGAATTTTTGTAATAAGACAATGAAGCTATATTGCATCGGAGAGTTATATACCTTTAAAGCAGGGCATATAGCGAAGGGTTAATTTTGCGGACATATTGAGATACTATGGTGAAGAATCGGGAAGTTAATGGACAAGAAAAATTATATGTTAAAAGGTTATACTATGCTGTTATATATTCAGCAGTTTGTAACAAATGCATCACGTAAACATTGAATACCACAAAAGCAATGCAAATCAACCGTGACACAAGAAGAGGTTGCACGTAATTTAGCATGCGGGATCGTTAAGTAAGTACAGACGGAATTTGGGCTCTTGTCAGGTTCTTTACCTATAATAACGATTAATGCCCGAAGTACAGCGCAGCAATTTTCATCTACACTTTCTACACGGAAAATAGGAGAGTGGCAATTTTTATTTGCAGAAGGAACATATGCTTCAAATGGGTCTCCTGATTTTGTGAATAAAATAAATGGACGTGTGTTTGCTGCTTTTGCTGTATATTGCGGACGGAGGAATGGAGCATTATATTGTGATAAATAAGCAGTGGATGCACATTCTTGTAATTCATATATGAATTTGACGATATTACATACACAACTTTCATCAAAGTATGTATCATGCTCGTCGCTAGAATTACAGGTCATATTGTTCACTTCCCTATCCTCAAGTTTTTACTATTAGAATATGAGTCGAGAAGAGTTGATATTACGGGGGACAAAGGTGAGGTCTAGGAGATTTTTATAAATTGTGTTGGACAATAAGCAGATATTACTTGAGAAAGATATGAAAAAATCCAGCACCACATGTTAAGGTGTTGGATTTTTTGGTAAGTCTTTCCGGGCAATATATAAAAATCTCGATACATCTAATTTTTTTCCTCTAAAAAATTGCGGGGAGGAAATGTAAAGTTCTTCTTTTGCGCGCGTGATGGCGACGTACATGAGCCGTCTCTCTTCTTCTAACGCTTCAGATGTGTCAGTTACGCGGTCATTTGCATCTTTTAAAGAAGACGAATGAGGCAGTATGCCATCGCTTGCTCCGAGTAAAAAGACACACGGGAATTCCAGTCCTTTTGCATTGTGAATGGACATAAGAGATACGGCATCTTTTTGTTGCATTGTTTTTAATGCTTCCATTTCTTTTTGGCTTTGAATAGCTGCACTAATAAATTCTAAGTAAGCAGGAATATCAGTAAAACGAGTTGCTGATTCCATAAGTTCCTCAAGCATTTCTTCTTGGATGTCTTTATGCATCGTAAAGGAAGAACGGTCATTACTTTGTAAGTACTCTAAGTATTTCCCTTTACCTTTAATAATTTCTTTTAGTGCTTTCTTTGGTTCTAATTCTTTAATGAATTTAATGAAGTCAATTCGGTCGTTTATTTTTTTGACTTGGAATGGTTTTAAACTCGGGTTCAGCAATAGAAAATGCAGGAGGGAAGGGAATCTTCCTTCGCCGTATTTCCACTGTTCACGTTCAATAAATGAAATGCATTCATCACGGCCGATATACATCGTCGGCAATATGCTTGAGAGCGATTCGATTCGAAACGGTTCATATGCGAGACGTAGCTGATCGAGTACGGGCTTAATTAAAGAATGCTCATAGAACGATTGGCTTGCACCGTGTTTGATAAACGGAACTTTATGAATCGTTAGTTGGTCGAGTAAAGAACGACTGACAGAGTGCGTACGATACAATAAACAAAAGTCTTTGTATTCTCGTTCGCCGCTCGCTACTTTATCTTGAATGAGTTGCAGGATTTGATTTGCCTCATCAAGAGTAGTTGCAGGACGTGCGTAAAATGGCTGTATACCTTCTTCATGAACGGAATATAATTCTTTTTTAAAGCGTTCTTGATTGAGTTTAATTACTTCGTTTCCAAGCCCCACTATAAAAGGATTAGAACGATAATTTGTATTTAACGCAATAATGGTTGTATCATCAAATTCTTTTGGAAAGGATAAGATAATTTGATGGCTTGCACCGCGCCAGCCATATATAGCTTGATCGTCATCTCCCGCGATAAATAAATTATTTCGCGGTGAAGCTAACAGTTTTACAATCTCATATTGCGCATACGACGTATCTTGAAATTCATCGACTTCAATGTAATGGAATCTATTTTGTAATTGTGTTAATAAAGGTGCGTTATTTTCAAGCATATAGAATGTTTCTAGTAAGATATCGTCAAAGTCTATATATCCATATCTTTGTTTTACATCTTCATAACGTTCATACACTTCACGAAATTCTTGTTCAACGGGTGTTTTTGCTTGGACATTTTTTGGACGATTTAATTTGTTTTTTTCGAGTGAAATCATTGCGAGCATCGTTTCAGCGTCATAATCGTCTTTTAAGCGCAATTCTTTTAAGATTTTTTTTATCATAATTTGTTTATGTTTTTCATTTGCTAAGATCTGCTGGTTGTATCCTTGACTGCGAAGTAATTTTAAAAAGACGGAATGGAATGTACCTGCGACAACATAGCGGCTTGCAGCATGGTTCATACCAGGTAAGTTTGCTACACGGCTTCGAATTTCTTCAGCAGCTTTTTGTGTAAACGTAAGCAGTAAAATGTTGCGTGGATGAACATTTTTTACATTAATTAAATAGCCAACGCGAGTTGTTAAAACAGATGTTTTCCCGCTCCCAGCTCCAGCTAATGTAAGAACGGGACCTTCTGTCGTTCTGACTGCTTCTAATTGTTTTTCATTTAAATAGACGCCTTGCTGTTCCAAAGCACGGAAATAAGCAGCATCCGCATCCTTTTCCATAATTAAATGGGAAGAGGTTTTTGGAATATGATATGTTGCTTGCGGAACGTCAGCGTGTGTTAATGATTTTTGTGAAAATTTTTCTTGAGTCATATATTCACCTTCAAAACTATAGCATCAACTTTTAACTTTAGCGGAAGAAAAAGAAAATAGCAATGTAAAAAACAGGAGGGGGTTACCTCCTGTTTAGAAAATCATAATTCTTTTATCATAACAACATGCGGGATATCGGCTTCCATAAATACATCAGAAACGGTTTGATATCCGAGTTTCTTATAAAAGGATTCAGCCTGTGTTTGGGCATGGAGTTTCAATTTTGGTAGCGACTCTTCCTTCGCATATGCTTCGAGCGCGTCCATAATGATTTTTCCGATTCCTTTTTTGCGATGGGAAGCGAGAACGCATATCCGTTCCATTTTCCCGATGCTATCAACAATGCGAAAGCGACCTGCCCCAACTGGAATATCCTCATCATATATAACGATGTGTTTAGAAGTTTCTTCAAATTCATCGTATTCTTCTTCAGCAGACACATGTTGTTCTTCAACAAAGACTTGTTTACGTACAGAGAATGCGTCTCTTAGCTGTTCGTCTGTTTGTACGATTTGTGCTTGCAAATTAGTTGTTCCCCTTTCCAATATGGAATGTTTCATATACTGTCCATGTTTCATTTTCTAATTGATATAGAAGGTGGAAACGGTCGATTGGTTGCTCGTAATAAAAGTCTTTCATACGTAAGCGGCCTAGTACATCAGCATGCTCTGCATCTGATAAGTGTTGTCCAATTGTTAAGTGTGGTACAAAAGCGTACTCGCGTTCTTGCGTGAAGAATCCTTTATGCATTTCTTCGTTTAAGAATGTGAGTTCAGGTGTTTTATCTACTTTGAAATAAATAACATTATTAACAGGTGCAAATGAGCTTACCTTTCCAACATGAAGGGTAAACGGATTTGTTTTGTTTGCAATTGCATGTAGTTCTTGTACAATCGCTTCTAATTGTTCATCTGGTGCCTCAAAGGGTGTTTTTAATGTGATATGTGGTGGAACCAATGCATAATGCGGATCGTAACGCTTACGCAATCCGTTTGCTTTATCTTGAATCATTTTTGATGGAAAAATTACAATGCCTAGTTTCATCTTTATATTCCTCCCTTTGTAAGTCTAGTTAGATTTCGAGAAAATAAATCTCTTTTTCTATTATATCAAATAATTCTGAACACTGCTTCCTATTATTTCATTGATAGAATATAAGAAAATGCTTTCGGTAAATCATTTTGCCAATATTTCCACGTATGATTGCCTTCAAATTCTTCGTAATGTGTGATGAAGTTTCTTTCTGTAAGTAATGCATGCAGCTCGCGATTTGGCTCTACAAAATCAGAAACTTGTCCATCCGTTCTTTTTACAGCGGTTTCTTCCGTCCCAATTACATGATAAATTTCCAATGCGTGTGGTTCTGTAAAATCTTTTGCAAGACTAAGTACTGTTTCATCGACAAATGGGGATTGCATAACGACTTTACCGAATGTATGCGGATACATAAGTGCTGTCATAAAGGACACTGTACCACCAAGGGAATCACCGATTAATACACGACCTTTTCCCATTTGATAGGTTGGATAATTTTCATCAATATATGGAACGAGTTCATGCGCAAGGAAACGAATGTATGCGCTATTTTTTACATCGTTTGGAAAGTATTTTTCTTTACGATCGTGAACATTTTTATATGGAATACCGACAATAATTGTTCGGTCAATTTCTTCATTTTCACGAAGACGTTCAATTACGCGGTGCGCTTTACCAAGCTGAAAATAATCTCTCCCGTCCTGTGCAATTACAACGGTGTGTTTGTGCAGCGGCGTGTAATTAGCTGGTAAATAGACGAGAAGTGTAATCTCTTCTTGAAGTGATGTACTGTAAAATGAAAGTTCTTCTATTCTCCCTGTTGCTTGATTCATATATGATCCCCCTAAATAAAAATATGCTGTAGTTGCCCTGTGAGGGTAGCGCAGGTAGTGAAGATGTAAGGATGCATCTACTACTGTGCTTCTCATTTTCTATTTTACCATAATGGTAAGAAGAATCTAAAAAATTAGTATTTATATAATAAAAGAAAAATCGATATAAAACCTAATCTTTAGGTGGAAGAGAGAATCCGCCATGGATAGAAGCGGTCAAATCCTTTTCCTGCCCCATGCGAAGGGAAAATAAAGAGAGGAAGTGAGTGCAGGTCACCTTCTGTTTTTCGTAGCAATGATTTATATGTTGAAAGATTAAATTGGGTTTATATATAATGAAGTGGGGATTTTTAAAGAGAGAGGGGTAAAGCAACTTTGAAACAAGAAAAATCAATTGCACTACCATTAGCAGTTTCCATTATAGCTATTTCATTTGCAGCTGTTTTCGTTAAGATGTCCTCAGCACCATTTTCAATTTTAAGCATGTATCGATTATGGATTATTGTAATCTTTATGCTTCCGATTGTTTGGAAAAAACGCGAAGAATTTCGCAGAATTCAAACGCGAGATTGGTGTTTTTTAATAGGATCAGGATTCTTTTTAGCACTGCATTTCCTTTTATGGTTTGCATCTTTAAAGTTTACAACTGTTGCTAGTTCGACTATCATTTTAGCGCTTCAGCCAATCGTATCATTAGTTGGAGGTTTTTTTCTGTTTAAAGAAAGAACGACGTATTCAGCCATTGCCACAATGGGGATTGCTATCCTTGGTGTAATGTGCATTGGATGGGGAGATTTAGGGTTAAGCAGAGCAGCGATATTCGGGGATATTTTATCCTTTTTAAGTGTAATTGCAGTTGTTGGTTATTTATTCATTGGGCAAACAACGGTAAAAAAAGTTTCACACTGGATTTATAGCTTTACCGTGTTTGTATTTGCGGGAATATTTATCGCTATTTATAACGTAATCATGAGTGTGCCGTTTACAGGATATTCTACGTGGGACTGGTGGATTTTCAGTTTGCTTGCGATTGTACCAACCGCTTCACATATGATTAATAACTGGCTATTAAATTATGTGAATGCCACAACGATTTCAATGAGTATTTTAGGAGAGCCTGTTGGAGCATCGGTACTTGCGTTTTTCTTGCTTGGTGAGAAGTTAAATATGATGCAAATTATCGGAAGTATTCTCGTATTGTTCGGTGTATTTATTTTCTTGTTGCAGCAGCAAAAGCGCGTGCAGAAAGAACCAGCACACAGCGCAGCAGTTACGCAAGAGCTGTAGTGTATTTATAGATAGTTAGTAAGCTGCTAGGAGAAATCCTAGCAGCTCCGGCACTGTCTTTTGATAGACTTGAAATACTTTATGGTTCTCAATTTGAAACAGCCCTTGTCTCACCGAAAGATAAGTGGAAATTTGTTTCTTTGCTAAAAAGCATTCATCCGCAAATTGAAGTAGAAAATCATATAATGAACGATTGATAAGAGTGGTCTCAAGGGCCACTCTTATTTTTATTCCCTCAAGATACAGGGGAAAACGAGGAAGAGAGGCGGGGGATGAAGACTTCCCACTGATTAAAGTTTCACTTTATATTTTGATATTAAAACTTAATATTTACTGGCTATATGGGATGTGAAGTTGATACTTATATTAATTGTATGAAAAGTCGAATAACTAAAACGGAATTTTCATAAATAGTAAAAGGAATCATATTTGTCTTTTATGTGAAATTTATGTAATTTGTTCTCAGAAGGGAGAGCGGAAAGAAAATGGAATTAATTAGATGGGCTGTTGAACTAGGAGCTTCAGTACATGGTAATACACCCAATGAACTATTACCTGCATTAGAATATTATTATGATCGAGATCATTTGAAAGCCTTTTTGCTTGCAGGTATTCTTCTTGAAATGGAGTTGTCACCGAGTCAAAGAGAGGCTGTTGAGCTGAAAAAATGTATATCAGCGTACTATGCGGGATTGTATAAGGTTGGGAAAAAATATGCCGATAAACTTCTGGCTGAGCATCCTGAAGTAGTTCTTTACCAAAATAATGTGGAAGCATTTGAAGCGTATTTCAACAGTTATTATGACTATTGTCTTTACATATGGCCATATACATATGGAAGTTTTATAGATGTTGCTAGAGCTTTAAAGTGGAAGTTAGAACAGCAGGGGAAAACGGCAATTATATCAGAAACATTATTAACAAACGCGAATAATACAATAGTTTTTGGTGCACATTCATATGTCCATACTCCTGTTAAGATTCCAGAAGATGTGATTATTTATAATTTAGAGCAGCTATATGATGGGTGTCCGTATGATAATATTATTTATCGTAATATATTAAAAAACAGGATAGTGTGGGATTACAGTCCTCAAAATATTGCTTGGTTGAAAAAGAAAGAATTAGGAAAAGAAGTGAAACGTGTCAAAATGAAGTATGCTCCTACTTTAAAAATTAAAACAGATACTTTTATAAAGCCTATCTCTGAAGATATTGATGTATTGTTTATCGGTGCTATGAATGGACGCCGTCAAGCAGTTTTTGATCAGTTAAAAAAGCTTGCACCAGATTTAAATATTATTTTTAAAAGCAATGTATGGGGAATTCTTAGAAATGAACTTATAGTAAGATCCAAAATTATTTTAAACATACACTACTACTTAACTGGTATTCTTGAAACACCGAGAGTTTCTCACGCTGTCGCGAATCATAAATTTATTATTTCTGAATCTAGTAGCCCTGAAGATGAAGTAGAGTGGCCGGGAATTGTTTTTGTCCCCCATGAAAAGATTGCGGAGACAGTTCTAGAGTATCTCCAAAAGCCAGAGGAACGTAAAATGTTAGCAGAGAAGGCACATGATTATTTTAAATCACAAGACTAAATAAAATTGAACGCCCCCACTTTAATAAAGTGGGGGCGAGTTCAATTCGGATTTGTCATATAAGGCTGAACATGAACAACACATAAATCTCGAAATTTCCCTTCAGCAGTTGTTACAATTATGACAGCTCGTCCAGGGTTTCTTCCAGTTATGATTGCTTTGTCATCATCTGCATGGACTGTTATGACGTCAGGATTCATATTTGTCCATATAAGCCCTTGATTTGTTGCTTGAACTGGGAGAACGAAAGCTGATAATTCTGCGCTTTGTTCTACTTTTATTTTTAATTTGTTTTTTTGTATATGCACACCAATTACAGATACAACAGAAGGAGCGAGTGAAATTTGAGGTTTTGACTGTATGTTTGGACAAGAAGAATTTGTAATAAGTGATAGCTTTTTTGAATTTTGGTGTTGTAGTGATGCCATTATTCTAAAGTCTCCTTTCTGTATAAGTGTTGATACTCATACTATAACGAAGTAGTGTTATGGTAGATTTAACGAAATATAAAGAAATTGTTAATTTCAAGGAGAGAATTGTCGAACAATGAATAAAAAAAGGAACCTCCGCTTTTATGATGAAAGCGGAGGTTCCTTTTTTAAAAAATATTATGCAGTTTTCTCAAATTCCTCGAACTGCTTTTCGACTTCTTTTGAAGGCTTTGTTAGTAAACTAACGATAACAATTGCTAGTAAGCTTGCTGTGAAACCTGGAATCATTTCATATAGGAAATCTTTTAAAAACTTAAATTGTGTCCACGTGATAACAGTTGCAGCACCAGCGATCATTCCAGCTAACGCGCCCCATTTTGTCATACGTTTCCAGTATAAGCTTAGTAAAACGACAGGACCAAATGAAGAACCAAATCCAGCCCAAGCATAGCCAACAAGCGCTAGGATTGTGTCGTTTTGTTTAAATGCTAATCCACAACCAATAAGTGCGATAACAAGAACGGCCATACGACCAACAAATACAAGCTCACGATCAGATGCAGAACGTTTAAAGAATGTTCGATATATATCTTCCGTTACTGCACTTGATGTAACAAGAAGCTGAGAAGAGATTGTACTCATAATAGCCGCTAAAATAGCTGCTAATAAAAATCCAGTAATTAATGGATGGAATAAAATGTTACCTAGTTCAACGAAAATTGTTTCTGGGTCAGAGAGCTTTAATCCCGCTTTTGAATAGTAAGCGATACCGATAAGACCAGTAAACATAGCTCCTACTACAGAGAAAATCATCCAGCTCATACCGATTCGGCGTGCGCTTTTGATTTCTTTGACAGAAGAGATGGCCATAAAGCGCACGATAATATGAGGTTGTCCAGCATAACCAAGACCCCAGGCGAATAATGAAATAATACCTAATACGGATGTTCCTTTAAAAATATCTAATAGCGCTGGGTCAATAGATTTAATTGTATCAAATGCTGGTCCAATGCCGTTTACATTCATAATTGTTACGACCGGAACAAGGATAAGAGCAACTACCATGATGATTCCTTGAACGAAGTCTGTCCAACTTACAGCTAAGAAGCCACCAAATAATGTGTAAGCTACAACAACGCTTCCAACAATAAGTAGTCCAACATGATAATTTAAGCCAAATGAATTTTCGAATAATACAGCACCTGAGACGAATCCTGAAGCTACATAAAATGTGAAAAAGATCATAATAACAAGTCCAGAAACAAGACGTAGCATATGAGATGCATCATGGAAACGATGCTCTAAAAATTCTGGAATAGTAATAGAATTGTTTGCAATTTCTGAGTAGGTACGTAAGCGAGGAGCGACATAGATCCAGTTTGCGTATGCGCCAAGTGTTAGGCCAATCGCAATCCAGCTACTACTTAATCCAACGCTAAACATTGCACCGGGTAATCCCATTAACAGCCAGCCGCTCATATCAGCTGCTCCCGCACTTAATGCTGTTACTGCGGGGCCTAGTGTACGCCCGCCAAGCATATAATCTGTTAAGTTGGATGTTTGTTTATAGGCAAAATAGCCAATGACTAGCATCCCGAGCATGTAGATAGAGATAGAAATTAAAATTAACATCTGCGTACTCATGTAGTTCCCCTTCCTTTTGTAATGTCTTTTGATGAACTTTGCATAATTATAATCTATCATGATTATTTCAGAAAATCCATATACAAATACGAATTTTCTGAAATGTAAGCGTTTTTTGACATTGGTTCATTTTTCGAATATATAATTTTCTGACAAAAAACCTTAATTTTAATAGGGTATTTATTATATTTACATAGAAATAGGTTGTTTTGTCAATATAATATTGAGCTGAGAAATAAATAAAAATTTTTAAAAAGTATTGACTTATGAAAAAGGAACGGCATATAATGATTTCAACTTAAAAAATGCAAGCGTTGATGAAGAAGAGTACGTATTATGAACATGTCAGAGAGCTGATGGTTGGTGCGAATCAGTATGGAATTAATATGGAATGGCCTTCGGAGCTTCCAAACCGAACCGAAAGAAGTAGGCTTTGGCGACATG
This sequence is a window from Bacillus pseudomycoides DSM 12442. Protein-coding genes within it:
- a CDS encoding CotY/CotZ family spore coat protein, producing the protein MSCKDERHDHHHHRSNCVCDVVKFIDELQDCASSACPTGCDAPFLGANQGAKFANTRPFLLYTTEGELFSSVFFLENDPTTPNDDICARSPIFRVESVDDCCAVLRILVPPTLTRETSQTPEDIVCAFLKQTIPQLISTNLSITVDLNCFCAIQCLRDVNVPGV
- a CDS encoding DUF1360 domain-containing protein; the encoded protein is MFFNSWFLFFIFSLAVFRFTRLIVYDKITSFIRSPFIEEVQIQEHDGTMSTYMKVKGTGIQKWIGELLSCYWCTGVWISAFLLLFYHWIPKVAEPVLALLALAGAAAIIETIIGRFVEE
- a CDS encoding CotY/CotZ family spore coat protein, translating into MTCNSSDEHDTYFDESCVCNIVKFIYELQECASTAYLSQYNAPFLRPQYTAKAANTRPFILFTKSGDPFEAYVPSANKNCHSPIFRVESVDENCCAVLRALIVIIGKEPDKSPNSVCTYLTIPHAKLRATSSCVTVDLHCFCGIQCLRDAFVTNC
- a CDS encoding ATP-dependent helicase → MTQEKFSQKSLTHADVPQATYHIPKTSSHLIMEKDADAAYFRALEQQGVYLNEKQLEAVRTTEGPVLTLAGAGSGKTSVLTTRVGYLINVKNVHPRNILLLTFTQKAAEEIRSRVANLPGMNHAASRYVVAGTFHSVFLKLLRSQGYNQQILANEKHKQIMIKKILKELRLKDDYDAETMLAMISLEKNKLNRPKNVQAKTPVEQEFREVYERYEDVKQRYGYIDFDDILLETFYMLENNAPLLTQLQNRFHYIEVDEFQDTSYAQYEIVKLLASPRNNLFIAGDDDQAIYGWRGASHQIILSFPKEFDDTTIIALNTNYRSNPFIVGLGNEVIKLNQERFKKELYSVHEEGIQPFYARPATTLDEANQILQLIQDKVASGEREYKDFCLLYRTHSVSRSLLDQLTIHKVPFIKHGASQSFYEHSLIKPVLDQLRLAYEPFRIESLSSILPTMYIGRDECISFIEREQWKYGEGRFPSLLHFLLLNPSLKPFQVKKINDRIDFIKFIKELEPKKALKEIIKGKGKYLEYLQSNDRSSFTMHKDIQEEMLEELMESATRFTDIPAYLEFISAAIQSQKEMEALKTMQQKDAVSLMSIHNAKGLEFPCVFLLGASDGILPHSSSLKDANDRVTDTSEALEEERRLMYVAITRAKEELYISSPQFFRGKKLDVSRFLYIARKDLPKNPTP
- a CDS encoding GNAT family N-acetyltransferase, whose amino-acid sequence is MQAQIVQTDEQLRDAFSVRKQVFVEEQHVSAEEEYDEFEETSKHIVIYDEDIPVGAGRFRIVDSIGKMERICVLASHRKKGIGKIIMDALEAYAKEESLPKLKLHAQTQAESFYKKLGYQTVSDVFMEADIPHVVMIKEL
- a CDS encoding YjcG family protein — encoded protein: MKLGIVIFPSKMIQDKANGLRKRYDPHYALVPPHITLKTPFEAPDEQLEAIVQELHAIANKTNPFTLHVGKVSSFAPVNNVIYFKVDKTPELTFLNEEMHKGFFTQEREYAFVPHLTIGQHLSDAEHADVLGRLRMKDFYYEQPIDRFHLLYQLENETWTVYETFHIGKGNN
- a CDS encoding alpha/beta hydrolase gives rise to the protein MNQATGRIEELSFYSTSLQEEITLLVYLPANYTPLHKHTVVIAQDGRDYFQLGKAHRVIERLRENEEIDRTIIVGIPYKNVHDRKEKYFPNDVKNSAYIRFLAHELVPYIDENYPTYQMGKGRVLIGDSLGGTVSFMTALMYPHTFGKVVMQSPFVDETVLSLAKDFTEPHALEIYHVIGTEETAVKRTDGQVSDFVEPNRELHALLTERNFITHYEEFEGNHTWKYWQNDLPKAFSYILSMK
- a CDS encoding DMT family transporter, whose amino-acid sequence is MKQEKSIALPLAVSIIAISFAAVFVKMSSAPFSILSMYRLWIIVIFMLPIVWKKREEFRRIQTRDWCFLIGSGFFLALHFLLWFASLKFTTVASSTIILALQPIVSLVGGFFLFKERTTYSAIATMGIAILGVMCIGWGDLGLSRAAIFGDILSFLSVIAVVGYLFIGQTTVKKVSHWIYSFTVFVFAGIFIAIYNVIMSVPFTGYSTWDWWIFSLLAIVPTASHMINNWLLNYVNATTISMSILGEPVGASVLAFFLLGEKLNMMQIIGSILVLFGVFIFLLQQQKRVQKEPAHSAAVTQEL
- a CDS encoding glycosyltransferase, with amino-acid sequence MELIRWAVELGASVHGNTPNELLPALEYYYDRDHLKAFLLAGILLEMELSPSQREAVELKKCISAYYAGLYKVGKKYADKLLAEHPEVVLYQNNVEAFEAYFNSYYDYCLYIWPYTYGSFIDVARALKWKLEQQGKTAIISETLLTNANNTIVFGAHSYVHTPVKIPEDVIIYNLEQLYDGCPYDNIIYRNILKNRIVWDYSPQNIAWLKKKELGKEVKRVKMKYAPTLKIKTDTFIKPISEDIDVLFIGAMNGRRQAVFDQLKKLAPDLNIIFKSNVWGILRNELIVRSKIILNIHYYLTGILETPRVSHAVANHKFIISESSSPEDEVEWPGIVFVPHEKIAETVLEYLQKPEERKMLAEKAHDYFKSQD
- a CDS encoding Ig-like domain-containing protein, whose protein sequence is MMASLQHQNSKKLSLITNSSCPNIQSKPQISLAPSVVSVIGVHIQKNKLKIKVEQSAELSAFVLPVQATNQGLIWTNMNPDVITVHADDDKAIITGRNPGRAVIIVTTAEGKFRDLCVVHVQPYMTNPN
- the putP gene encoding sodium/proline symporter PutP; this encodes MSTQMLILISISIYMLGMLVIGYFAYKQTSNLTDYMLGGRTLGPAVTALSAGAADMSGWLLMGLPGAMFSVGLSSSWIAIGLTLGAYANWIYVAPRLRTYSEIANNSITIPEFLEHRFHDASHMLRLVSGLVIMIFFTFYVASGFVSGAVLFENSFGLNYHVGLLIVGSVVVAYTLFGGFLAVSWTDFVQGIIMVVALILVPVVTIMNVNGIGPAFDTIKSIDPALLDIFKGTSVLGIISLFAWGLGYAGQPHIIVRFMAISSVKEIKSARRIGMSWMIFSVVGAMFTGLIGIAYYSKAGLKLSDPETIFVELGNILFHPLITGFLLAAILAAIMSTISSQLLVTSSAVTEDIYRTFFKRSASDRELVFVGRMAVLVIALIGCGLAFKQNDTILALVGYAWAGFGSSFGPVVLLSLYWKRMTKWGALAGMIAGAATVITWTQFKFLKDFLYEMIPGFTASLLAIVIVSLLTKPSKEVEKQFEEFEKTA